The Rattus rattus isolate New Zealand chromosome 1, Rrattus_CSIRO_v1, whole genome shotgun sequence genome includes a region encoding these proteins:
- the LOC116889917 gene encoding olfactory receptor 6C76-like encodes MKNRTSVTEFILLGLTKDPKLNIVIFIFLFLTYILSITGNLTIITLTLLDSHLKTPMYFFLRNFSFLEIAFTTVSIPRFLVSIVTGDMTISFNSCLAQEFFFILLGATEFFLLTAMSYDRYVAICKPLHYATIMSNRVCMQLIVGSWLAGFLIIFPPVIMGLQLDFCDSNIIDHFTCDSSPLLLISCTDTAFLELFAFFLAVFTLIVTLALVILSYSFILRTILRIPSAEQRKKAFSTCSSHMIVVSISYGSCIFMYVKTSAKEGVTLTKGIAVLNTSVAPMLNPFIYSLRNKQVKESFKNLIKRCISNKM; translated from the coding sequence atgaaaaatcgAACATCTGTGACCGAGTTTATTCTTTTGGGATTAACAAAGGATCCAAAGCTAAAcattgtgatttttatatttttatttcttacatatatTTTGAGCATTACTGGAAATCTGACCATTATTACCCTCACTCTGCTAGATTCACACCTCAAgacacccatgtacttcttccttagaaatttctctttcttagaaATCGCATTTACAACAGTTTCCATTCCTCGGTTCCTTGTGAGCATTGTGACAGGAGACATGACCATCTCCTTCAACTCTTGCCTGGCTCAGGAGTTCTTTTTCATACTCTTGGGTGCAACTGAATTTTTCCTTCTGACTGCTATGTCCTATGACCGTTATGTGGCTATCTGTAAGCCCTTGCATTATGCCACAATAATGAGCAACAGAGTCTGCATGCAGCTCATAGTTGGCTCTTGGCTGGCTGGATTTCTCATCATCTTTCCACCTGTGATCATGGGCCTCCAACTGGATTTCTGTGACTCCAACATCATTGACCATTTCACCTGTGACTCTTCCCCCTTGCTGCTCATCTCTTGCACAGACACAGCCTTCCTGGAGCTCTTTGCATTCTTCCTGGCAGTATTTACTCTCATTGTAACCTTAGCATTAGTGATTCTGTCCTATTCATTCATCCTTAGGACAATCCTAAGAATCCCCTCTGCTGAGCAAAGAAAAAAGGCCTTTTCTACTTGCTCCTCACACATGATTGTTGTGTCCATTTCCTACGGAAgctgtatattcatgtatgtaaaGACTTCAGCAAAGGAAGGAGTGACTTTGACTAAAGGTATAGCGGTCCTCAACACCTCTGTTGCCCCGATGCTGAATCCTTTTATTTACTCCCTtagaaacaaacaagtaaaagaatcCTTTAAAAACTTGATCAAAAGgtgtatttcaaataaaatgtaa